Genomic window (Dyadobacter fanqingshengii):
ACCCGTTTGTGCGCTCCGTGCTATTGCATGTAAGCACCAACACGAACAGCCCCCATAAACTGAAAGCTCGTTTGTTTTTGCAAAGATTTGGCATAATGTCAAATTAGTTGATGCCAAATTACAATTGCAGTATGACCTCAATGAAGAGGAGTTGTTATTGAATTATTAAATCTGCTGATAAGTGCCCGGATTTTATTGTAAATCTCAGTATTCTCGTACACCCCGCGGAAATCCAGTGAATGCGGGCCATAAGCGAAAACCGGCACCATCACTCCCGTATGGTCGTCGGTGCTGAAATGTCCGTCAACGTAACCCGTTTTCAGGTTGCCGTCCAGCAAGGTAAGCCCGCCCGTTTCGTGGTCGGCGGTGACGATCACAAGTGTCTGGCCATTGCTGTCGGCGAAACGCAGCGCTTCTCCTACCAGTTTGTCGAAGTCCAGCATTTCCAGTACGGTGTAGCTAACGATATTGGCATGGCCACCGTAATCAATTTGAGCGCCCTCTGCCATCATGAAAAAGCCTGGTTTGTGTGTTTTAAATTCCTGAATTGTTTTTTTAAAGGAATCTGACAGGAAACTGCCGCGACCGTTTTGGATGGATTTGGCATTATGCGGATCAAGTAGCAGGAAAGGAGTTTTAAGACTGGAAAGATCGCCCCATTTTTCTGAAACGTTCACGCCTTTCACCGCTAATTGTTTAGATACACCGGTAAGCTCGAAATGTTCCATTCCACCGCCAATAGCGATATCGACCCAGTTGGATAAATAGTCTTTTGCAATGCTGTCCTGCATACTTCTTTCCGGGCGGTGCGCGTAAAAAGATGCGGGCGTTGCATCGGTTATGTCACCCGATGAGATCAAGGCAACTTTTTTTCCTGCTGCCTGAAAATCTTTGATAATCGATTTTGCCGGAACAAGATTGGAATCCACTCCAATGGCTCTGTTGCGGGTTTTCTTGCCAGTAGCAAAAGCTGTTGCGCCTGCGGCAGAGTCGGTAATGTAGTTGTCTGAAGATGCGGTTTTGGAAAAGCCGATGTTGAGAAATTGCGTGAGGTTCAATTTTCCCGCATTACCTGTGATCCCTGCGTGGATCTGCGCCAACCCCATACCATCCCCGATGAGGAGGATAATATTTTTGACTGTGCCTTTCGAATCACTGTTGAGATAAGTCGGCTTGTAAACTTCATGAAAGCTTTGCGCCCTAAACTCTGCTTTTGCGCGTCCGTTCAGGAAGGCGCCGAGCGCTGCGACTTTGTCAGTGTTGATATAGTCTGCTCCGAGGTTAACAAGCTGTTTCCAGGCATTGATATTGTCAGGACTCGCCCAGAAACGGAAGGGTTTTTGCTGATCATGGGCTTCTTTGACTGCTGCAATCAGTTTTATACGATCTTCTTCCACTGGGATGCCTTTGCCGTTCCATTTCGACAGACTACCGAAATTCTGGCTGATCAAACCAATGCGGTTTAACTGTTCCGGTGTGTATTTGACGCCTGGGCGACCATCAAAGAAAATAAAAGAAGGATAGCGGTCGAATGTTTCAGGAGCGGGAACATTGCCGCTTACAACGACTTTTACGCTCCCTTTTTTCCCAAACACAGCTTCATAAGGTGCCAGCAATTTCGATAATGCCAGCAAGGCCGGATCTCCCTGGGTTTTCAGATCGACAAGCAATTGTAACGTTTTATCACGATAAACCCTTCCTTCATTTTTGGCTGCTGTTTCTAAGATGGGTTGCAGATATAGTTTGTCAAAAGTCCGCGCCCGGTTAATCTGGGTTTTGTCGTGCGCTACGAAGAGGGTGTCATTAATTAAGAAGACGTCGGCTTCAATAGAGCCAAACTGCTCGTGGTAAGCCAATGCAAATGGTGCGGGTTGCAGGTAATCGTTGTGCGAATGTCCCTGAGGAAACGGAGCATTTACTTGTTGGCCCAGAACTGGAAGTGCGGCGACGCAGCAAATCAAAAAAAGCAGTCTTTTCATGTCGGTCAGATAGATAGTTAGCCGGACATTACTGCCCGGCTAAACTGAAACGTATTAAAATGAAGGGAAATTTACTTGGTTCAATATCCGGGATTTTGATACATTTTCGTCGGATCCAATTTGTATTCATCAAACGGAATAGGGTAGTAGCGGTCTTTTGGGCCAAAATTCGATAGTTTGGCAAGACCGAAATTGTCCTGGCTTTTTGCCTTGAAATAGGCTACAAGCTCATCTGTTGAGAAGAAACGTAGCAAATCAAACCAGCGGTGGTTCTCAAACGCAAGCTCGGCGCGGCGCTCGTGCAGGATTGCGAGTTTTAGCGTAGGGTATTTAGTCCGGTAAGTTGTATTACGGATCGATTCGGCATACAATGGCAGGCCGGCGCGCTCCCTTACCTGATTCAGAAAACCAATGGCTGCCGGTTCATAGCCAAGATGCATATTGACTTCCGCCAACATTAAAATTACATCTGCATAACGGATCAATATCCAGTCATTTCCACCAAAACCCTGGTTTGTTGCGGCTGGACTGGCGTCGCGGAATTTGGTGATAAAATAGTCACGCACGATCGGGTCGTTTGCAAACTTAATGTTATAATCCTTTCTCACGTCCGCTTCTTCGTAGTCCAGCACAAGATCTGGCGTAACATTGCCGCCCGCGCCGGTTGAGTTTATCAGTGAGTTGATCGTCTCACCTTTTGCCTGGTTGTTTCGCGCGATTGCCGAAGAAAAATTAATGTCGCCCTGTTTGTTGACCACCTGGAAAATAATCTCAGGAACCGTGGATTTTTTAGCCACATCAAAAACATCGGCATAAGGAATCTCTTTTAATGTTCCAAAGGTGCGAAGTTCATAACAAGCTGTTAGATGGCTTTTCGCTTTGTTCAGATTCTCCGTCCGGTTCGCTGCGTCCAGCGTAGTTGCCATCGTCAGGTAAACTTGTCCGAGCAATGCATTCGCCGCCGCTTTGGTCACTTTTCCTTTGGTCGCAGTTGTTTGCACATCAGGCAAAGTGCTGTTTACGGCGTCGGTTAAATCTGTGACAATTTGCTGGTAAACCACATCCTGCTTCTCCCGAAAGGTGTTTGCCTGCACCTCGGCAAAGGTCAATGGTCTGGTGATCAAAGGCACATCGCCCCATCTGCGTACAAGATGGAAGTAAATCAGCGCACGCATGAATTTGGCTTCCGCCTTGTATTTATCTTTCAAATCATTATCCGCAAAATTTACCTTTTCTATCCCTTCCAAAACCTGGTTCGAGCGGGTAATGGTCTGATATAGTGCCAGCCAGTGGCTTTTCAGGTAAGTATTGCTGGGCAAAAGTGAAAAATCATTGAACTGGAACGGCTCACCCGCATTGGACTGGTTATCGTTCCTGCCTGTATTGTCCGAGCGCTCCTCGCTGTAAAGCGCACTCGTTTCCCCGATTCCGTTTCCGTTGCGCAATGACTGATATATGCCGTTCACTGCGGCTTCCACCTCGCCGGGCGACTGGTAAAATGATGCATTGGACACCGCATTAGGGTCTTCCAGATCAATAAAATCGGTGGAGCAAGAACTGAGCACGCAAAGCGCGAACGCA
Coding sequences:
- a CDS encoding RagB/SusD family nutrient uptake outer membrane protein, with the protein product MFDKKYKLTHIITAFALCVLSSCSTDFIDLEDPNAVSNASFYQSPGEVEAAVNGIYQSLRNGNGIGETSALYSEERSDNTGRNDNQSNAGEPFQFNDFSLLPSNTYLKSHWLALYQTITRSNQVLEGIEKVNFADNDLKDKYKAEAKFMRALIYFHLVRRWGDVPLITRPLTFAEVQANTFREKQDVVYQQIVTDLTDAVNSTLPDVQTTATKGKVTKAAANALLGQVYLTMATTLDAANRTENLNKAKSHLTACYELRTFGTLKEIPYADVFDVAKKSTVPEIIFQVVNKQGDINFSSAIARNNQAKGETINSLINSTGAGGNVTPDLVLDYEEADVRKDYNIKFANDPIVRDYFITKFRDASPAATNQGFGGNDWILIRYADVILMLAEVNMHLGYEPAAIGFLNQVRERAGLPLYAESIRNTTYRTKYPTLKLAILHERRAELAFENHRWFDLLRFFSTDELVAYFKAKSQDNFGLAKLSNFGPKDRYYPIPFDEYKLDPTKMYQNPGY
- a CDS encoding alkaline phosphatase, translating into MKRLLFLICCVAALPVLGQQVNAPFPQGHSHNDYLQPAPFALAYHEQFGSIEADVFLINDTLFVAHDKTQINRARTFDKLYLQPILETAAKNEGRVYRDKTLQLLVDLKTQGDPALLALSKLLAPYEAVFGKKGSVKVVVSGNVPAPETFDRYPSFIFFDGRPGVKYTPEQLNRIGLISQNFGSLSKWNGKGIPVEEDRIKLIAAVKEAHDQQKPFRFWASPDNINAWKQLVNLGADYINTDKVAALGAFLNGRAKAEFRAQSFHEVYKPTYLNSDSKGTVKNIILLIGDGMGLAQIHAGITGNAGKLNLTQFLNIGFSKTASSDNYITDSAAGATAFATGKKTRNRAIGVDSNLVPAKSIIKDFQAAGKKVALISSGDITDATPASFYAHRPERSMQDSIAKDYLSNWVDIAIGGGMEHFELTGVSKQLAVKGVNVSEKWGDLSSLKTPFLLLDPHNAKSIQNGRGSFLSDSFKKTIQEFKTHKPGFFMMAEGAQIDYGGHANIVSYTVLEMLDFDKLVGEALRFADSNGQTLVIVTADHETGGLTLLDGNLKTGYVDGHFSTDDHTGVMVPVFAYGPHSLDFRGVYENTEIYNKIRALISRFNNSITTPLH